The following nucleotide sequence is from Acyrthosiphon pisum isolate AL4f chromosome A2, pea_aphid_22Mar2018_4r6ur, whole genome shotgun sequence.
aaaattccgTTGAACGAAAAATTCGTTTGTTTTATTCGTAGCCTGTTACGGGGTCGATTTTCATGAAACGTTATCGTTTTCCAAAACGTAACTGCAGCTGTAGCAGAAGGTTTCAATTTATGTCAATTACATTTTCGGTGAAATCTTGAACACCatcataatattggtaattatatatataaatatatcatataacataAAGACAGAATGGTTttcttgaaaaatgttattaagatATTCCCATCATTTTTCCCTGGTTCCcaccaaacattaatttatataattatatatatatatttgtgtgtgtgtgtgtgtgtgtgtgtgtgtgtgtgtgtacgtgaTTACGCGAACTTAAAATCGAATTTATCGCAATTGTCGAGCTTCATTTTCTGTTTTCAAATTGGTGAGTACCTCTCCTCCACCACCGCACCACCGTGCCGAGGCCGTGCTCTCCGCTTTGACTCGATCATCAACGAgtctaatgtaaaaataataacagaacACGTAGgtccctatatatatatatatacaatcacGTGACAAATACGCGAATCCTGTTTCGATTACTAAGAAAATAAAACGCTTGTTAGTGTTATTTGTGCTTTGAAGACAAACAAATATGAACGTATATGTTTTAGCTATaagtgcaaataatattattattataatattatttaagctcGACATCGTGAAATTGTTGACGTATAACCAACCTTTATTAGTTTGTTATTCCAGTTACCTTATTCATGAGTTGTATAAATGTAAGGTGTTTAtgacttttacatattttatctagTTAGTCGTTCGTAAATTGTTGACCAAATTTTAAATCCGTTTGATATGACGTAGAAgcagttatattaaatttaactttgcatatctttgtatttttaaattatagatgaattttatattttcacgaaactgttttaaataaaaaataattttctgtaaattgtatgtacattttacgTCATTTTTCCTATGATTTCatatgaaacaatttttttaaaaccttacctaaataaatacaaatttacatatttatatttaaatctaatagTAACGtactcataaaatatgtaagtaatataattaaatgtgaaaaattaattatatcattaaaaataattggttattaatgtattattaaaaattttgttatgtcaaatttaattgttttaagggcataatatttttatgaattgtttacatatatttcaatgctataaacattaaacatccTAACCTTACTCATGAAAACCATATTACCCGTTTTTGCGtgtgtaataacttataattagggcccagaaatatttttttaataatgcttaCATTCGAGGTTCGTCATTATAGAAATCCAACTTAAGTTGCGCAAAattcaatggttttttttaaacatttatttcgaAAATATACAACCTgtaaatgtgttttataattaGCATATGTGATATTGataaggtcattttttgattaatttggtacattttataaattgatctattttttttaggtatatttgtatttgctTGGCTTAGAGTTTAAGCTATAATTGTAGTGTACATGAACTATGAAGTGCCGTAGatttatgtagataatattatagtagccGATGTACGAGCActgtatataagaaaataaaatgtgcACGGCGCGGCGCATAGGTACTTTAATTTATTGTCCAATAACACATTCAATGGTaaaaaaacgttaataatttaatatttattttataggtaaccTAATTTAACTTCCCTAATTTTTACAGTgtaataattacactaattactaaataattaataaaaaaaagcggataagtggatgtcgctctgatgtacagtaggttacaagtgggtcaatgtataatgaattgtattaaacttgaattcaatgatatatagtatcattgtataagaaaaattattctgaCGGTTTGCCAGTccggattttttatattgttattatttattatagaccgtaagttgaattaatattataatattataggtaattctTTATTCGTTATGAACAATATTtaagcaaagcgttagaaattaaaatcccatttttagcggtttttcgtaatttgtcggtagtttttcccgtgacattaaattactattgagaaaatcgaaaaataacctctctaaagtaccatcttgatctaattttctaaaataaaaggtactataatatgttgaaatcgtaGCATTCCtctggtaaaaattttgtataagttaaggataaaaaaataaataaaaataaacaccattgtaaaaccactcgcttcctcgctccgctcagaatctaaaaataagaaacaagaaaaggaaaatcaaaataataaatatattcaagggagataaatgtttttagttttatatttattcatttcttGTCATTCTATATTCatgtaattaaatgtatatttctcAAGATTTTTAAGTATCATCAAGTTCTGGGTcctactcataataaaatatagtttgatGACTATCAAATCAATCtatggtgtataatatttctTCACAGTGTATAtggattaggttaggttaggttagggcacacctataaaaaattatatttttaccttgCACTCGCCGAACagtagtaaaaatgtaaacaaataacACAACCCGCatggtttataattttcttCGTGAACCGTCCAAACACGGTTCAGTGTATTGCACGGACCTAACACCAAGATATTAAATAACTccgttaataatttttttgtgaaccTTCCTAACACGGTTCAGTCTATTGTACGGACCTaacaccaaaatattatttccctcggttaattatatacctaatgaacGGTCCAGACACGGTACAGTCAATCGAACGGACTAGGCACCaaacaaagtttaaaaacaGTTCATGCACCTATCGGTCTGTTTAACCGACCTCGCCCCATGAAATTGTTACTCGGTCAACGACGATTATTTCGGAAGGGGTGGCTTTACTGATGGTTTGTCACGTGTTTCGTGgttttaggtatataaacctaCCACTCGCGCATAAGTATAAGCCACCGCGAGGCTGTGGTCACGTACCAAGGGCGATAAATTTCAGCGAGAGGACagcaaattttattttggtttaatttttttttatcccgaaCGAAAAGATCCCAATTGGTTTTTCTTCTTCGACGGGGTGACGAAACTTTGACTGCCtgcgtatgtattttatatttatatatattacattataatatatacacgaaaCTTAAGCTTTAGACGTGAAAAGGGATAATCCGCTTCCGgccgtatatttttatatttttttatataacatattattacaccgCGACCGCTGCATATACAGTAAAATAGCATTGAGTaggacgataatattatacacctaaatagtaataaatacaccactttgtgtgtgtgagtgttGATGAGTGTGTGGGCGCGTGTGAGAAGTTggtgtaatatagtataatattgctgTTGTCTGGTTCCATTGTAGAGATTccatcttacaaacgtacaacattacgtcatattaaatttacattcagCAGAACCATTTTGTGTCGTTagtattagagtgaattcatctattataaaacttaaaagttagaTACTAAgattttaagaacattttaatgtatttactaaACATTAGTTTCTtacgaaattttaattttcaaacgagTTTTAgtatagtgtaaaatattttactcgcttaaaaatgtaaataacgtTATCACAGGTAATGTTCTCATACCATTATAAGTTTGATTATATTGTTAAAGATAAAATCGTAaaggttaatataaaattgtatacctattgtatattattcaacttaaactttataattatggcaaaattaatatcagtttTGCTCGAACATTGGAAATGTGGAGTCATAAACTCGTTATAGTGTTATAGTCCATTCAGAATAAGAGCACACCAGATTTACGTAGCAAAACCGGTTTTCACTATGGCCGCCTGCAGGTGTtgtcttattctgaatagagtatagtattagttattagttattacgtacAGTGTACTAAATGTGGAtcttaaaagtgaaaaaatgtttactacaaAACGAAATTAACAATGCATTAGTTCGATTGATGGATATCAAAAAAGGTCTCCCTAAAaggtcataatattacaatgttttaaattcacTCGCCCAGACTCATTATGCTAAATTTCCCaaacacaatgacatttttacaaACTCTTCCAAACGCAAACCACCCCAAAAGGTCTTTTGAACGCAAATTGTCATTATAGGTTATGTTAGACGGTGAAATTATGCGGGTATGACGTCCTATTCAGTCCTAACCCTTTGAGTGAAAATGGTGGGGGGGAGTAGCccataaaaaagtaattaatgcTCTCGAGTGAATGGCAACGTGTATCATtcgttgattttatttttaatatttaccatgtAGGTACAATGTTTTCACCTCTTcactgtgtatttttaaatgtaatactaaagaatgtattatattatgtatatataatgtagtaaATTTTACCGtctgttcaatatattataatattactcaaaagctgattaattcttttttattttcccGGTTAAgcttttatataagtacattttatattagttacatGGAATTTTTTGCAGACTTTCTACGGCGTTGTCACTGATACAATGatcttcataaaaatatttaataacgttttaaaatcTATTGAGTTTTCATGATGTCtcgttttcaaattaattttgcaattttaaagACGCGTTCATTCTATTAAACGTTTATTATACCCACTACTTACCTAAACATAATgctataagtaaattaataaattaaattaaatattaaataaatattataggatgataatatcatagttttgttgattttttttccgcAGACTCTAGTTCCAGTGGCATTTGAGGCAGGTAAAGCGGACATGATCGGCGGCGACCGCTGAACGGCAAtgaacgacgacgacggcggcggcagtgCAGACGGACGCCGTTCGGTCAGGCACCACGGCAAGCACCACAAAATGGCACCGCCTAACAGATGGCCGACCACGGGCGGATCGGCGGCCGCGGCGTCGGTGGCCGACGTCGTTCGCCCGGCCGCGTCCGTCGCGGGCCGCCATCACCGCCGGCACGACGTGTTGGTCGCTGCGGCCGGCGGCAACGACACCGCATCCCGGTCACCGCAGCCGCCGCCACCGCATGTGCTGCAGCACGCCGCGCCGGACAGCATGTGCTACACGACCAACGAAGTGCTCGTCATCATCGCCGTCACGTGTTTCCTCAACTTCGCGTTCATATTGCTTATCATGACGTGCGTGCACTGCTTCACGGACCCGTCGCATCACAAGAAGTAACGTGTAACAATAGTatagataaaagataatattagaaCCTGAGTTGCTCTAAAAACCATCGAATAAGATTATGCGTTTAAAAATAgcataaaatgcattttaccGCAATAATGcccttaaaaatgtacaaattaatttattgtaaaaattagataaataaaataaaaatagtaaaatattataaaatattttgaaaaaatttaaaactgaaaattgaaaaatttttataagagGCGACGTATCATAGATATGTAAGGAAAACCCcattaaattaaacatcaagaaaaacaaatgaataaaatattatctttaga
It contains:
- the LOC100570020 gene encoding uncharacterized protein LOC100570020, coding for MNDDDGGGSADGRRSVRHHGKHHKMAPPNRWPTTGGSAAAASVADVVRPAASVAGRHHRRHDVLVAAAGGNDTASRSPQPPPPHVLQHAAPDSMCYTTNEVLVIIAVTCFLNFAFILLIMTCVHCFTDPSHHKKFGSVAYAELGDELFDADMIDGDTVTLLNPTKSSRDALDYAYEKKNGFGECDLESCAPYRGLIRDHRCKSRRKSEDDLLNAAFE